One Canis lupus familiaris isolate Mischka breed German Shepherd chromosome 20, alternate assembly UU_Cfam_GSD_1.0, whole genome shotgun sequence genomic region harbors:
- the GATA2 gene encoding endothelial transcription factor GATA-2, with product MEVAPEQPRWMAHPAVLNAQHPDSHHPGLAHNYMEPAQLLPPDEVDVFFNHLDSQGNPYYANPAHARARVSYSPAHARLTGGQMCRPHLLHSPGLPWLDGGKAALSAAAAHHHNPWTVSPFSKTPLHPSAAGGPGGPLSVYPGAGGGSGGGSGSSVASLTPTAAHSGSHLFGFPPTPPKEVSPDPSTTGAASPASSSAGGSAARGEDKDGVKYQVSLTDSMKMESGSPLRPGLAAMGTQPATHHPIPTYPSYVPAAAHDYSSGLFHPGGFLGGPASSFTPKQRSKARSCSEGRECVNCGATATPLWRRDGTGHYLCNACGLYHKMNGQNRPLIKPKRRLSAARRAGTCCANCQTTTTTLWRRNANGDPVCNACGLYYKLHNVNRPLTMKKEGIQTRNRKMSTKSKKNKKGAECFEELSKCMQEKASPFSAAALAGHMAPVGHLPPFSHSGHILPTPTPIHPSSSLSFGHPHPSSMVTAMG from the exons ATGGAGGTGGCGCCGGAGCAGCCGCGCTGGATGGCGCACCCCGCCGTGCTGAATGCGCAGCACCCCGACTCGCACCATCCGGGCCTGGCGCACAACTACATGGAGCCCGCGCAGCTGCTGCCTCCCGACGAGGTGGACGTCTTCTTCAACCACCTAGACTCGCAGGGCAACCCCTATTACGCCAACCCAGCCCACGCGCGGGCGCGCGTCTCCTACAGCCCCGCGCACG CTCGCCTGACTGGAGGCCAGATGTGCCGCCCACACTTGTTGCATAGTCCAGGGTTGCCCTGGCTTGACGGGGGTAAAGCTGCCCTCTCAGCCGCAGCAGCACACCACCACAATCCCTGGACCGTGAGCCCCTTTTCCAAGACACCACTCCACCCCTCAGCTGCTGGAGGCCCGGGCGGCCCCCTCTCCGTGtacccaggggcagggggcgggagTGGGGGAGGCAGCGGGAGCTCTGTGGCCTCCCTCACTCCCACTGCAGCCCACTCTGGCTCCCACCTCTTCGGATTCCCACCCACTCCACCCAAGGAAGTGTCTCCGGACCCcagcaccacgggggctgcctctccagcctcctctTCCGCAGGGGGTAGCGCAGCCCGGGGGGAGGACAAGGATGGCGTCAAGTACCAGGTGTCACTGACCGATAGCATGAAGATGGAAAGCGGCAGTCCCCTGCGCCCAGGCCTGGCTGCCATGGGCACCCAGCCTGCTACacaccaccccatccccacctacCCATCCTATGTGCCGGCCGCTGCCCACGACTACAGCAGCGGACTCTTCCACCCCGGAGGCTTCCTGGGTGGCCCTGCCTCCAGCTTCACCCCTAAGCAGCGCAGCAAGGCACGCTCCTGCTCAG AAGGCCGGGAGTGTGTCAACTGTGGGGCCACGGCCACCCCTCTCTGGCGGCGAGACGGCACTGGGCACTACCTGTGCAACGCCTGCGGGCTCTACCACAAGATGAACGGCCAGAACCGGCCACTCATCAAGCCCAAGCGGAGACTG TCCGCCGCCAGGAGAGCCGGCACCTGTTGTGCAAATTGTCAGACGACAACCACCACCTTATGGCGCCGAAACGCCAACGGGGACCCTGTCTGCAACGCCTGTGGCCTCTACTACAAGCTTCACAAT GTCAACAGGCCACTGACCATGAAGAAGGAAGGGATCCAAACTAGGAATCGGAAGATGTCCACCAAGTCCAAGAAGAACAAGAAAGGTGCAGAGTGCTTTGAGGAGCTGTCCAAGTGTATGCAGGAGAAGGCCTCCCCCTTCAGCGCTGCTGCCCTGGCTGGACACATGGCGCCCGTGGGCCACCTCCCACCATTCAGCCACTCGGGACACATCTTGCCCACCCCAACGCCCATccacccctcctccagcctctcctTTGGCCACCCCCACCCATCCAGCATGGTGACCGCCATGGGCTAG